ACCCCATGACGCAAAGGGACAGGTCAATGACGACCCAGGTGAGCGAGCCGCGGATGGAGCTGGAGCAGCACTTGCACATGTACCGCCAGATGGCGAAGATCCGCGCCTTCGAGGAGCAGGTGAACGAGCTGTACAAGAGCGCGAAGATGCCGGGCCTGGCCCACCTCTACGCGGGCGAGGAGGCCGTGGCGGTCGGTGTCTGCGAGGCCCTGCGCCGCGACGACTTCATCACGAGCACGCATCGCGGGCACGGCCACTGCCTGGCGAAGGGGGCGTCGGTCAACCGGATGTTCGCCGAGCTGCTCGGCAAGGAGCC
The nucleotide sequence above comes from Candidatus Rokuibacteriota bacterium. Encoded proteins:
- a CDS encoding ABC transporter substrate-binding protein, whose amino-acid sequence is MTTQVSEPRMELEQHLHMYRQMAKIRAFEEQVNELYKSAKMPGLAHLYAGEEAVAVGVCEALRRDDFITSTHRGHGHCLAKGASVNRMFAELLGKEP